One Vicia villosa cultivar HV-30 ecotype Madison, WI unplaced genomic scaffold, Vvil1.0 ctg.000437F_1_1, whole genome shotgun sequence DNA segment encodes these proteins:
- the LOC131628260 gene encoding borneol dehydrogenase, mitochondrial-like, with translation MATVPLVSAAFKRLEGKVALITGGASGIGEATARLFSQNGAKVAIADIQDDQGHAVCQDLHKSTASYVHCNVTNEKDVENAVNTTVSKYGKLDIMFNNAGITGVNNTNILEYKLFEFQQVINVNLVGVFLGTKHASRVMIPARRGSIINTASVAGSICGAASHGYTSSKHAVVGLTRNSAVELGRFGIRVNCVSPYIVLIPMAKKYLKLDDDGILGVYSNLKGTNLMPNDVAEANLYLGSDESKYVSGHNLVVDGGFTNVNNGFCVFGQSV, from the exons ATGGCAACTGTTCCGTTGGTTTCTGCTGCTTTCAAAAG GCTTGAAGGGAAGGTTGCTCTGATTACAGGTGGTGCGAGCGGCATCGGCGAGGCCACGGCAAGACTCTTCTCTCAAAACGGAGCTAAAGTTGCTATAGCTGACATCCAAGACGATCAAGGTCACGCTGTTTGTCAAGATTTACACAAATCAACTGCTTCCTATGTTCATTGCAACGTAACAAATGAAAAGGACGTTGAGAACGCTGTGAACACAACTGTTTCCAAGTACGGTAAACTAGACATCATGTTTAACAACGCAGGCATAACCGGTGTAAACAATACCAACATACTTGAATACAAATTATTTGAATTTCAACAAGTGATTAACGTTAACTTGGTTGGTGTCTTTCTTGGAACAAAGCACGCTTCAAGAGTAATGATCCCTGCCCGACGAGGTAGCATAATTAACACAGCTAGTGTTGCTGGAAGCATATGTGGTGCGGCTTCACATGGTTACACGAGCTCAAAACACGCTGTTGTGGGGCTGACGAGAAACTCAGCCGTCGAGCTTGGACGGTTTGGTATTCGGGTGAATTGTGTGTCGCCTTATATTGTTCTCATTCCGATGGCTAAGAAATA ctTAAAGTTAGATGATGATGGGATTCTAGGGGTTTATTCTAACCTTAAGGGTACTAATCTTATGCCAAATGATGTGGCTGAAGCTAATCTCTACTTGGGAAGTGATGAATCTAAGTATGTTAGTGGTCACAATCTTGTCGTTGATGGAGGATTTACGAATGTaaacaatggattttgtgtcTTTGGACAATCTGTCTGA